From Cellulosimicrobium cellulans, the proteins below share one genomic window:
- a CDS encoding 5-oxoprolinase subunit B/C family protein, whose protein sequence is MTGAVHGFGETALLVDLPDLAAVRSLHRALADDVPPGVVDVVPAARTVLVRCAARGDVADARAWVQGALLRASSDVARPPAGPVVEIPVRYDGPDLGDVARWAGVSVEEVVARHSGRVYEAAFGGFAPGFTYLAGVDPAIAAPRLATPRTRVPPGSVALAGELTAVYPGESPGGWRLLGRTDVAMFDVDRDPPALVAPGARVRFVPSRSVAATARQGTPSTGTSDASGAPSVVAADPGPGGPSVEVVATGPLVLVEDGGRPGLAAVGVGPSGAADRTSHALANRLVGNPASAATLEVTLGGLALRFRGSAVVALAGAAVPATVDEVPVGMNAPVRVSDGAVLRLGQAARGLRTYVAVRGGVVPGAVLGSRSRDVLSGLGPAPLRPGDRVPVGPPPSGTWPLVDVAPVRHVPGVLRPGERAGALLDVVPAPRDDWFLPGAWQALRALRTVSADSDRVALRLDGQAVPRRAGELPSEGLVRGAVQIPPDGRPVVFLADRPVTGGYPVIGVLREDDVDRAAQLRPGDRVVLRATRPA, encoded by the coding sequence GTGACGGGCGCCGTGCACGGGTTCGGGGAGACGGCGCTGCTCGTCGACCTGCCCGACCTGGCGGCCGTGCGGTCGCTGCACCGGGCGCTCGCGGACGACGTCCCGCCGGGGGTCGTCGACGTCGTCCCGGCCGCGCGCACGGTCCTGGTCCGGTGCGCGGCGCGCGGCGACGTCGCCGACGCCCGGGCCTGGGTCCAGGGGGCACTTCTCCGCGCGTCGTCCGACGTCGCGCGTCCGCCCGCCGGTCCCGTGGTGGAGATCCCGGTGCGCTACGACGGGCCGGACCTGGGCGACGTCGCCCGCTGGGCGGGGGTGAGCGTCGAGGAGGTCGTCGCCCGGCACTCCGGGCGGGTGTACGAGGCCGCGTTCGGCGGCTTCGCGCCGGGCTTCACCTACCTGGCGGGCGTCGACCCCGCCATCGCTGCCCCTCGCCTCGCGACGCCGCGCACGCGCGTCCCCCCGGGGTCCGTCGCGCTCGCGGGCGAGCTCACCGCGGTGTACCCCGGCGAGTCCCCGGGCGGGTGGCGCCTGCTCGGCCGCACCGACGTCGCGATGTTCGACGTCGACCGCGACCCGCCCGCGCTCGTCGCACCCGGGGCGCGAGTCCGGTTCGTGCCGTCCCGGTCCGTCGCGGCCACCGCGCGGCAGGGGACCCCGTCGACCGGGACGTCGGACGCGAGCGGCGCGCCGTCGGTCGTGGCGGCCGACCCGGGCCCCGGGGGGCCGTCCGTCGAGGTCGTCGCGACGGGTCCGCTCGTCCTCGTCGAGGACGGGGGCCGCCCCGGCCTCGCGGCGGTCGGCGTCGGCCCGTCGGGGGCGGCGGACCGCACCTCCCACGCGCTCGCGAACCGGCTCGTCGGCAACCCGGCGAGCGCGGCGACGCTCGAGGTCACCCTCGGTGGGCTCGCGCTCCGGTTCCGGGGCTCCGCGGTCGTCGCGCTCGCCGGGGCGGCGGTCCCCGCCACGGTCGACGAGGTCCCCGTGGGCATGAACGCACCCGTCCGGGTGTCCGACGGCGCCGTGCTGCGGCTGGGCCAGGCGGCACGGGGACTGCGGACGTACGTCGCGGTCCGGGGCGGGGTGGTCCCGGGAGCGGTGCTCGGGTCGCGGTCCCGCGACGTCCTGTCCGGGCTCGGGCCGGCCCCGCTCCGTCCGGGCGACCGCGTGCCGGTCGGTCCGCCGCCCTCGGGCACGTGGCCGCTCGTCGACGTCGCGCCGGTGCGCCACGTCCCCGGCGTGCTGCGCCCGGGCGAGCGGGCGGGGGCGCTGCTCGACGTCGTCCCGGCGCCTCGGGACGACTGGTTCCTGCCGGGTGCCTGGCAGGCGCTACGGGCGTTGCGGACCGTGAGCGCGGACAGCGACCGCGTCGCCCTGCGCCTCGACGGACAGGCGGTCCCGCGCCGCGCGGGGGAGCTGCCGTCGGAGGGACTCGTCCGCGGGGCGGTCCAGATCCCGCCCGACGGCCGACCGGTCGTCTTCCTCGCGGACCGTCCCGTCACCGGTGGCTACCCCGTCATCGGGGTGCTGCGCGAGGACGACGTCGACCGCGCGGCCCAGCTCCGCCCGGGAGACAGGGTCGTGCTCCGCGCGACGCGGCCTGCGTGA
- a CDS encoding LamB/YcsF family protein, with product MTRIDLNADLGEGFGRWTLADDEALLGLVTSANVACGFHAGDPATMRAVTRDAVARGVRVGAHVSYRDLAGFGRRFMEVDPGELADDVLYQLAALDGFARLAGDRVRYVKPHGALYNAIVHHEAQARAVVDAVRAYDPALPVVGLPGSAVLRLADAAGLPTVREAFADRGYLPTGELVPRGLPGAVVHDAEQVARRVVELASAGTVLAADGSVLRVDADSVCVHSDTPGAVGLLGSVRAALEAAGVELRPFVDAAPGAREGTVP from the coding sequence CCCTCGCCGACGACGAAGCCCTGCTCGGTCTTGTGACCAGTGCGAACGTGGCGTGCGGCTTCCATGCGGGCGACCCGGCGACGATGCGCGCCGTGACGCGCGACGCCGTCGCGCGCGGTGTGCGCGTCGGCGCGCACGTGAGCTACCGCGACCTCGCGGGCTTCGGGCGCCGCTTCATGGAGGTCGACCCCGGCGAGCTCGCCGACGACGTGCTCTACCAGCTCGCGGCGCTCGACGGCTTCGCGCGCCTCGCGGGGGACCGGGTGCGCTACGTCAAGCCGCACGGCGCGCTTTACAACGCGATCGTCCACCACGAGGCGCAGGCCCGCGCCGTCGTCGACGCCGTCCGCGCCTACGACCCCGCGCTCCCCGTGGTCGGCCTGCCGGGGTCCGCGGTGCTGCGCCTCGCGGACGCCGCGGGGCTGCCGACGGTCCGCGAGGCCTTCGCCGACCGGGGCTACCTCCCCACGGGCGAGCTGGTCCCGCGCGGCCTGCCGGGCGCCGTCGTGCACGACGCCGAGCAGGTCGCCCGGCGCGTCGTGGAGCTCGCCTCGGCGGGCACCGTGCTCGCGGCGGACGGCTCCGTGCTCCGGGTCGACGCGGACTCGGTGTGCGTCCACTCCGACACGCCGGGCGCCGTCGGGCTCCTGGGCTCGGTGCGGGCCGCGCTCGAGGCCGCGGGCGTCGAGCTGCGCCCCTTCGTCGACGCCGCGCCGGGTGCGCGCGAGGGCACCGTGCCGTGA